The Nocardioides campestrisoli genome includes a window with the following:
- a CDS encoding DUF480 domain-containing protein — MRELPVLDATDQRILGSLLEKQTTVPATYPLSAKALVSACNQRNSRDPVTDLDQQTVERTAKSLKERGLLRIVWSDTGRRTLKYHQILDEHLALEPDERALLTVLLLRGPQAPGELRTRTERLHGFADRGQVEECLRRMASRPQPLVRELERSSGQQDPRWIHLLGAVPGQTSGETDPTGSADPSRIHVTQIIADLHVPDLPASRSFYSDYLGLAEEEFNLGWVARHTSPASRATLQVMTSDATAPVDPVVSVMVDDVEAAYRQAQERGYEIVHPLTTEAWGVTRFFVRAPDGNVLNVVQQHAG; from the coding sequence GTGAGAGAGCTCCCCGTCCTCGATGCGACCGACCAGCGAATCCTCGGCAGCCTGCTGGAGAAGCAGACGACCGTGCCCGCCACCTATCCCCTCTCCGCGAAGGCGCTGGTGTCGGCGTGCAACCAGAGGAACAGCCGCGACCCCGTCACCGACCTCGACCAGCAGACCGTCGAGCGGACCGCGAAGTCGCTCAAGGAACGCGGGCTGCTGCGGATCGTGTGGTCCGACACGGGGCGCCGGACACTGAAGTACCACCAGATCCTCGACGAGCATCTCGCCCTCGAGCCCGACGAGCGAGCGCTGCTGACGGTGCTGCTGCTCCGCGGCCCGCAGGCGCCGGGTGAGCTGCGCACCCGCACCGAGCGGTTGCACGGGTTCGCCGACCGGGGCCAGGTCGAGGAGTGCCTACGACGGATGGCGAGCCGCCCGCAACCGCTGGTGCGCGAGCTCGAGCGCTCGTCCGGCCAGCAGGATCCGCGCTGGATCCACCTCCTGGGCGCCGTGCCGGGGCAGACCTCAGGCGAAACCGACCCCACGGGGAGTGCCGACCCCTCGCGTATCCACGTCACACAGATCATCGCCGACCTCCACGTACCCGACCTCCCCGCCTCCAGGAGCTTCTACAGCGACTACCTCGGACTAGCCGAAGAAGAGTTCAACCTGGGCTGGGTGGCCCGCCACACGTCGCCGGCATCCAGAGCGACGCTCCAGGTGATGACCAGCGATGCCACCGCGCCCGTGGACCCCGTCGTCTCGGTCATGGTCGACGACGTCGAAGCCGCGTACCGCCAAGCACAGGAGCGTGGGTACGAGATCGTGCATCCCCTGACAACCGAGGCATGGGGCGTGACCCGCTTCTTCGTCCGCGCTCCGGATGGCAACGTGCTCAACGTCGTCCAGCAGCACGCAGGCTGA
- a CDS encoding alpha/beta hydrolase, whose product MDDNLPPAAPRSPHQPRMPLGVRFVGAVMRRGRAFSVAHMDEAALARLQQLALPEVGPADLVLGRRPRNVHVERASLPGPQGDLPLRIYRPRGVTGTLPVVVAFHGGGFSLGSARQGDWLHGRVSAGVGAVVVAVDYRLAPTHRFPAAVEDCWAALEWTSEQARELGADPERLAVMGDSAGGNLTAVTSLLARDAGGPPIRHQTLIYPATDLTERLKEDRSYRENTLAVVLSNEDLEVFHGHYVDDGADPEDWRLSPILAPDLSGLPPATVVLAGRDPLRDSGLRYAERLAAAGVPVRVEEFHRMPHGFLGIPYLARDARAAAAAIVAAQREALTR is encoded by the coding sequence ATGGACGACAACCTGCCGCCCGCCGCCCCTCGATCCCCGCACCAGCCACGGATGCCGCTCGGGGTCCGGTTCGTGGGTGCGGTGATGCGCCGGGGGAGGGCCTTCTCGGTGGCGCACATGGACGAGGCCGCGCTGGCCCGGCTGCAGCAGCTGGCGCTTCCCGAGGTCGGGCCAGCGGACCTGGTGCTCGGACGGCGCCCGCGCAACGTGCACGTGGAGCGCGCCTCGCTGCCCGGTCCCCAGGGCGACCTGCCGCTGCGGATCTACCGGCCTCGCGGAGTCACCGGGACGCTGCCCGTGGTCGTCGCCTTCCACGGCGGGGGGTTCTCGCTGGGCAGCGCCCGCCAGGGCGACTGGCTGCACGGCCGGGTCAGCGCCGGCGTGGGGGCCGTCGTGGTGGCGGTCGACTACCGACTCGCGCCGACCCACCGGTTCCCGGCCGCGGTCGAGGACTGCTGGGCGGCGCTGGAGTGGACCTCCGAGCAGGCGCGAGAGCTCGGCGCGGACCCCGAGCGGCTGGCGGTGATGGGCGACAGTGCCGGCGGCAACCTGACCGCTGTCACCTCCCTGCTCGCCCGGGACGCCGGCGGCCCGCCGATCCGGCACCAGACGCTGATCTACCCGGCCACCGACCTGACCGAGCGGCTCAAGGAGGACCGCTCCTACAGGGAGAACACGCTCGCGGTGGTGCTGAGCAACGAGGACCTGGAGGTCTTCCACGGCCACTACGTCGACGACGGCGCCGACCCGGAGGACTGGCGGCTCTCGCCGATCCTTGCCCCGGACCTCTCCGGGCTCCCGCCCGCGACGGTGGTGCTGGCCGGACGGGATCCCCTGCGCGACAGCGGCCTGCGGTACGCCGAGCGGCTCGCCGCCGCGGGTGTCCCGGTGCGGGTGGAGGAGTTCCACCGGATGCCGCACGGGTTCCTGGGGATCCCGTACCTCGCGCGGGACGCGCGGGCGGCGGCTGCCGCGATCGTGGCTGCGCAGCGCGAGGCGTTGACACGCTGA
- a CDS encoding Dyp-type peroxidase has translation MNPSLGRRRLLGYVGTAVAGAAAGAGAGVVGAQALEETPAKPARSEALPRVVSPYGVHQPGVAAHPTAVTEVVALDLRPELKRSRDRESLARLMRVWTGDVESLAAGRGTPGDTAPWLAAVADLTVTVGLGPGLVGEEWGIAAPDGFARVPAMKHDRLQEEWTGGDLLLLVCGADATTVGHAVRRLVADARPFATLRWRQQGAWRGRDEQGRPQTGRNLFGQVDGSANPKPGTDLFDTTVWIDRGPWAGGTTLVVRRIRMDLPTWDELTRAEQEESVGRRLDDGAPLTGGTELSDVDLAARKDGRWVIAEEAHARRTHPSTNGGRRLFRKGANYELVGAGGESETGLIFQSFQRNLTGQFVPIQQMMDAADALNEWTTAVGSAEFAILPGFGEGEWLGHQLLA, from the coding sequence GTGAACCCCTCGCTCGGCCGGCGTCGCCTGCTGGGCTACGTCGGCACGGCCGTGGCGGGCGCCGCAGCCGGTGCCGGCGCCGGGGTCGTGGGCGCCCAGGCGCTGGAGGAGACACCGGCCAAGCCCGCCCGTTCCGAGGCGCTGCCGCGGGTGGTCTCGCCGTACGGCGTGCACCAGCCGGGCGTCGCCGCCCACCCGACCGCGGTCACCGAGGTGGTCGCGCTCGACCTGCGCCCGGAGCTGAAGCGCAGCCGGGACCGGGAGTCGCTGGCGCGGCTGATGCGGGTCTGGACCGGCGACGTGGAGTCCCTGGCCGCGGGCCGGGGCACTCCGGGCGACACCGCACCGTGGCTGGCCGCGGTCGCCGACCTCACCGTCACCGTCGGGCTGGGCCCGGGCCTGGTCGGGGAGGAGTGGGGGATCGCCGCGCCCGACGGGTTCGCCCGGGTGCCGGCGATGAAGCACGACCGGCTCCAGGAGGAGTGGACCGGCGGCGACCTGCTGCTCCTGGTCTGCGGGGCGGACGCGACCACCGTCGGGCACGCCGTACGCCGGCTGGTCGCCGACGCGCGCCCCTTCGCCACCCTGCGGTGGCGGCAGCAGGGCGCCTGGCGCGGCCGGGACGAGCAGGGGCGGCCGCAGACCGGGCGCAACCTGTTCGGCCAGGTCGACGGCTCGGCCAACCCGAAGCCTGGCACCGACCTGTTCGACACCACGGTGTGGATCGACCGCGGTCCTTGGGCCGGGGGCACCACCCTGGTGGTCCGGCGGATCCGGATGGACCTGCCGACCTGGGACGAGCTGACCCGGGCCGAGCAGGAGGAGTCGGTGGGTCGGCGGCTCGACGACGGCGCCCCGCTGACCGGGGGCACGGAGCTCTCCGACGTCGACCTCGCCGCCCGCAAGGACGGTCGCTGGGTGATCGCCGAGGAGGCGCACGCGCGGCGTACGCACCCGTCCACCAACGGCGGGCGACGGCTCTTCCGCAAGGGGGCGAACTACGAGCTGGTGGGTGCCGGGGGCGAGTCGGAGACCGGACTGATCTTCCAGAGCTTCCAGCGCAACCTGACCGGGCAGTTCGTGCCGATCCAGCAGATGATGGACGCCGCCGACGCGCTCAACGAGTGGACCACCGCGGTCGGGTCGGCGGAGTTCGCGATCCTGCCCGGTTTCGGCGAGGGGGAGTGGCTGGGGCACCAGCTGCTCGCCTGA
- a CDS encoding copper chaperone PCu(A)C, producing the protein MKHLPTCTTRRPRLRSSVPAIALALLLGTGLVACGEDSADSAESGGSAEAADSLVVTDPWVRATIGSEDATMTAAFMTLDNDGDEAVTLTGASAEFAGRAELHEMAAVDGEMGMRKIDELVLEPGRGQLLQPGGHHVMLMELDGELAAGDEVELVLELSDGSEVTVTAPVKEFTEEAGHYHDHDSHDHGDDDHADEGGTKDGSKHGTKGGAGDEQP; encoded by the coding sequence ATGAAGCACCTGCCCACCTGCACCACCCGCCGTCCCCGTCTCCGTTCGTCCGTCCCGGCCATCGCCCTGGCGCTGCTGCTGGGCACCGGGCTGGTCGCCTGCGGCGAGGACTCCGCCGACTCCGCGGAGTCGGGGGGCAGCGCCGAGGCTGCCGACTCCCTGGTCGTCACCGACCCCTGGGTCCGGGCCACCATCGGCAGCGAGGACGCCACCATGACCGCGGCGTTCATGACGCTCGACAACGACGGCGACGAGGCCGTCACGCTCACCGGTGCCTCCGCGGAGTTCGCCGGTCGCGCCGAGCTGCACGAGATGGCCGCGGTCGACGGCGAGATGGGGATGCGCAAGATCGATGAGCTGGTCCTCGAGCCCGGCCGCGGACAGCTGCTGCAGCCCGGCGGCCACCACGTGATGCTGATGGAGCTCGACGGCGAGCTGGCCGCCGGCGACGAGGTCGAGCTGGTGCTCGAGCTCTCCGACGGCTCGGAGGTCACCGTGACCGCCCCGGTGAAGGAGTTCACCGAGGAGGCCGGGCACTACCACGACCACGACTCCCACGACCACGGCGACGACGACCACGCCGACGAGGGCGGGACGAAGGACGGCAGCAAGCACGGCACCAAGGGCGGCGCGGGGGACGAGCAGCCGTGA
- a CDS encoding hemerythrin domain-containing protein translates to MATTADAPDVVSLLEEQHQQIRALFAAVRTTSGTEQQDNFERLRRLLAVHETAEELITHPWVRMSEGGNDVVDARLEEETESKKLLAQLDGMAVDDPGFAPGLAALEQAVLAHADAEEREEFPLLRADTDPQQLQRMATAAKVASALAPTHPHPWVGSSMTTNLMAGPIASLVDRTRDAVTEVLKRT, encoded by the coding sequence GTGGCCACCACCGCCGATGCTCCGGACGTCGTCAGCCTGCTGGAGGAGCAGCACCAGCAGATCCGCGCGCTGTTCGCTGCCGTGCGTACCACCAGCGGGACCGAGCAGCAGGACAACTTCGAGCGGCTCCGTCGGCTGCTGGCCGTGCACGAGACCGCCGAGGAGCTGATCACCCACCCGTGGGTGCGGATGTCCGAGGGCGGCAACGACGTGGTCGATGCCCGGCTGGAGGAGGAGACCGAGTCCAAGAAGCTGCTCGCCCAGCTCGACGGGATGGCGGTCGACGACCCCGGATTCGCGCCGGGGCTGGCCGCCCTGGAGCAGGCCGTCCTCGCGCACGCCGACGCCGAGGAGCGCGAGGAGTTCCCGCTGCTGCGCGCCGACACCGACCCCCAGCAGCTGCAGCGGATGGCGACCGCGGCCAAGGTGGCCTCCGCCCTGGCCCCGACCCACCCGCACCCGTGGGTCGGCAGCTCGATGACCACGAACCTGATGGCGGGCCCGATCGCCTCGCTGGTCGACCGGACCCGGGACGCGGTCACCGAGGTGCTCAAGCGCACCTGA
- a CDS encoding PaaX family transcriptional regulator C-terminal domain-containing protein: protein MSEDLPKPLSARSALLSLLLGAPAEGLSAAQLVAVAAHLGIGEPTARVALSRAVGAGELRREGTTYRLGERLLTRRRHQEERDSVRAWDGSWELVVVTATGRTSKARAATRTLLAAARLAELREGVWTRPANLARPAPTSEVERLEEFRATPADDPVALAARLWDLEGWSVATRATLALLEATAEPAHRLAVAARLVRLLAEDPLLPDELLPPDWPAARARERYAAYQGELHALAAVASSA, encoded by the coding sequence GTGAGCGAGGACCTGCCGAAGCCGCTCTCCGCGCGCTCGGCGCTGCTCAGCCTGCTGCTGGGCGCACCCGCCGAGGGGCTCAGCGCCGCGCAGCTGGTCGCGGTCGCCGCCCACCTGGGGATCGGCGAGCCGACCGCGCGGGTGGCGTTGAGCCGGGCGGTCGGTGCTGGCGAGCTGCGCCGCGAGGGGACGACGTACCGGCTGGGCGAGCGGCTGCTGACCCGCCGACGCCACCAGGAGGAACGGGACTCCGTGCGCGCCTGGGACGGCAGCTGGGAGCTGGTGGTGGTCACCGCGACCGGCCGCACCAGCAAGGCCCGGGCGGCGACCCGGACGCTGCTCGCCGCAGCCCGGCTGGCCGAGCTGCGCGAGGGGGTGTGGACCCGGCCGGCCAACCTGGCCCGCCCCGCGCCCACCTCCGAGGTCGAGCGGCTCGAGGAGTTCCGGGCCACTCCCGCCGACGACCCGGTCGCGCTCGCGGCGCGGCTGTGGGACCTGGAGGGCTGGTCCGTGGCGACCCGCGCGACGCTCGCTCTGCTGGAGGCGACCGCCGAGCCGGCGCACCGGCTGGCCGTCGCCGCGCGCCTGGTCCGGCTGCTGGCCGAGGACCCGCTGCTCCCCGACGAGCTGCTGCCGCCCGACTGGCCGGCTGCGCGGGCGCGGGAGCGGTACGCGGCGTACCAGGGCGAGCTGCACGCGCTGGCCGCCGTCGCCTCGTCCGCCTGA
- a CDS encoding acyl-CoA dehydrogenase family protein, with protein MAATHEVTNQVPPLEGHDTSADPALREGVEREGAGWALPEISALGRLAGTAEAQELGRLAERHSPVLHTHDRYGRRVDEVVYDPSYHQLMRTAVEHGLHAAPWGDDRPGAHVARAAKFAVWNVDAGHGCPISMTYAVVPALRESPQLAATFEPLLTTRTYDPVLRDPATKGGLIAGMSMTEKQGGSDVRANTTTATPQADGTHRLVGHKWFTSAPMSDFFLTLAQAPGGLSCFLVPRVLPGGEPNAMRLMRLKDKLGNRSNASSEIEYDDAVGWLVGEEGRGVRTIVEMVNMTRLDCVIGSGTAMRNALVRATHHARHRSAFGRSLLEQPLMRNVLADLAVESEAATTVMTRLAGATDRAVRGDEGEAALRRLGLAVTKYLVCKRAPMAVGEALECLGGNGYIEDFDLARLYREAPLLSIWEGSGNVAALDALRAMAREPHTVEAYFAEVEQAAGVDSRYDDALGRLKKELSSPDDLELRARRVVEQLALVLQGSLLLRHAPTAVADAFCASRLDRDWGHAFGTLPPGLDLDAVLARAMPA; from the coding sequence ATGGCAGCCACGCACGAGGTCACCAACCAGGTGCCGCCCCTGGAGGGGCACGACACCAGCGCGGACCCGGCCCTGCGCGAGGGCGTCGAACGCGAGGGCGCCGGCTGGGCCCTCCCGGAGATCAGCGCGCTGGGGCGCCTGGCCGGCACCGCCGAGGCCCAGGAGCTGGGCCGGCTCGCGGAGCGCCACTCCCCCGTCCTGCACACCCACGACCGGTACGGCCGCCGGGTCGACGAGGTGGTCTACGACCCCAGCTACCACCAGCTGATGCGCACCGCGGTGGAGCACGGCCTGCACGCCGCCCCCTGGGGCGACGACCGGCCGGGCGCGCACGTGGCCCGGGCCGCGAAGTTCGCGGTGTGGAACGTGGATGCGGGCCACGGCTGCCCGATCTCGATGACCTACGCCGTGGTGCCCGCGCTGCGCGAGAGCCCGCAGCTGGCCGCGACGTTCGAGCCGCTGCTGACCACCCGGACCTACGACCCTGTGCTGCGCGACCCCGCCACCAAGGGCGGGCTGATCGCCGGCATGTCGATGACCGAGAAGCAGGGCGGCTCCGACGTCCGGGCCAACACCACGACCGCCACCCCGCAGGCCGACGGCACGCACCGACTGGTCGGCCACAAGTGGTTCACCAGCGCCCCGATGTCCGACTTCTTCCTCACCCTGGCCCAGGCGCCGGGCGGCCTCTCCTGCTTCCTGGTGCCGCGGGTGCTGCCCGGCGGCGAGCCCAACGCGATGAGGCTGATGCGGCTCAAGGACAAGCTGGGCAACCGCTCCAACGCCTCCTCGGAGATCGAGTACGACGACGCGGTCGGCTGGCTCGTCGGCGAGGAGGGACGGGGCGTGCGCACCATCGTGGAGATGGTCAACATGACCCGGCTCGACTGCGTGATCGGCTCGGGGACGGCGATGCGCAACGCGCTGGTCCGCGCCACCCACCACGCCCGGCACCGCTCGGCGTTCGGCCGCTCCCTGCTGGAGCAGCCGCTGATGCGCAACGTGCTCGCCGACCTGGCGGTGGAGTCCGAGGCCGCGACCACCGTGATGACCCGGCTCGCCGGGGCCACCGACCGGGCGGTGCGCGGCGACGAGGGCGAGGCGGCCCTGCGTCGGCTGGGACTGGCGGTGACGAAGTACCTGGTGTGCAAGCGCGCACCGATGGCGGTCGGCGAGGCGCTGGAGTGCCTGGGCGGCAACGGCTACATCGAGGACTTCGACCTGGCCCGGCTCTACCGGGAGGCGCCGCTGCTCTCGATCTGGGAGGGCTCGGGCAACGTCGCGGCGCTGGACGCCCTGCGGGCGATGGCCCGGGAGCCGCACACCGTCGAGGCGTACTTCGCCGAGGTCGAGCAGGCAGCCGGGGTCGACTCCCGGTACGACGACGCGCTGGGCCGCTTGAAGAAGGAGCTCTCCTCCCCCGACGACCTCGAGCTGCGCGCCCGCCGAGTGGTCGAGCAGCTCGCGCTGGTCCTGCAGGGCTCGCTGCTGCTGCGGCACGCGCCGACGGCCGTGGCGGACGCCTTCTGTGCCAGCCGGCTGGACCGCGACTGGGGACACGCCTTCGGCACCCTGCCCCCCGGGCTGGACCTGGACGCCGTCCTGGCCCGGGCCATGCCTGCGTGA
- a CDS encoding aldo/keto reductase, which produces MHTRTLGPRQVGAIGLGLMTFTQSGEQPRQQLLDTLRAALESGVTLLDTADAYGPSEAGADAQGANETLVASLLDELGVRDRFVLATKGGHVRAEGGAWEVDSSPEHLRAAVDASLSRLGVEQIALWQHHRPDPKVPYDEVIGTLKEIADSGKVAHVGLSNADPEQIRAAYAVLGDALVSVQNQFSPAFRSSRPEIDVCAELGLAFLPWSPLGGLSDAKELAAKHPAFADVAKERGVSAQQVALAWELAQSPCVIPIPGAKRPESIRDSAAAADLELTPDELARLDADRAAD; this is translated from the coding sequence ATGCACACACGCACCCTCGGCCCCCGGCAGGTCGGCGCCATCGGACTCGGCCTGATGACCTTCACGCAGAGCGGCGAGCAGCCGCGTCAGCAGCTGCTCGACACCCTGCGCGCGGCGCTCGAGAGCGGCGTCACGCTGCTCGACACCGCCGACGCCTACGGGCCGAGCGAGGCGGGGGCGGACGCCCAGGGGGCCAACGAGACCCTGGTCGCCAGCCTGCTCGACGAGCTCGGCGTGCGCGACCGGTTCGTGCTGGCCACCAAGGGTGGTCACGTCCGCGCCGAGGGCGGTGCCTGGGAGGTGGACAGCAGCCCCGAGCACCTGCGCGCCGCCGTCGACGCCAGCCTGAGCCGGCTCGGGGTCGAGCAGATCGCCCTGTGGCAGCACCACCGCCCCGACCCCAAGGTGCCCTACGACGAGGTGATCGGCACGCTCAAGGAGATCGCCGACAGCGGGAAGGTCGCCCACGTCGGGCTCTCCAACGCCGACCCGGAGCAGATCCGCGCGGCGTACGCCGTGCTGGGCGACGCGCTGGTCAGCGTGCAGAACCAGTTCAGCCCGGCCTTCCGGTCCAGCCGGCCCGAGATCGACGTCTGCGCCGAGCTGGGGCTGGCGTTCCTGCCCTGGAGCCCGCTCGGTGGTCTGAGCGACGCCAAGGAGCTGGCGGCCAAGCACCCCGCCTTCGCCGACGTGGCGAAGGAGCGCGGCGTCTCCGCGCAGCAGGTGGCGCTCGCCTGGGAGCTGGCCCAGTCGCCGTGCGTGATCCCGATCCCCGGGGCGAAGCGACCCGAGTCGATCCGCGACTCCGCGGCGGCAGCTGACCTGGAACTCACCCCGGACGAGCTGGCTCGGCTCGACGCCGACCGCGCGGCGGACTGA
- a CDS encoding thioesterase family protein → MTYWRRTGAHTFEPTAYVGGSWDPATQHVASSLGVLAHEVVRDRDARRSDGLAVSRLSYDILGTMPIAPMEVEVRVLRPGRTIELVEATASCGGRVGVVLRAWLTAPHETGHVAGTDLPSMPAPDEMEPWPMSDLWPGEFIATLELRRKDMGPGRSAAWLRTDHTLVPDEEVSPLAQFATLLDVSNGVAVRTDPRHFAFPNLDLTAHLFREPVPGWVGLDTTVSFGANGVGLTCTVLHDEQGPLGTVAQTLTVRQQTG, encoded by the coding sequence GTGACCTACTGGCGCCGGACCGGAGCGCACACCTTCGAGCCCACCGCGTACGTCGGCGGCTCGTGGGACCCCGCCACCCAGCACGTCGCCTCGTCCCTGGGCGTGCTCGCCCACGAGGTCGTGCGGGACCGGGACGCGCGCCGCTCGGACGGCCTGGCGGTCAGCCGGCTCTCCTACGACATCCTCGGCACGATGCCGATCGCGCCGATGGAGGTCGAGGTCCGGGTGCTGCGGCCCGGCCGCACCATCGAGCTGGTGGAGGCGACCGCCTCGTGCGGCGGCCGCGTCGGCGTGGTGCTGCGTGCCTGGCTCACCGCCCCGCACGAGACCGGTCACGTCGCCGGCACCGACCTGCCGAGCATGCCGGCGCCGGACGAGATGGAGCCCTGGCCGATGAGCGACCTGTGGCCCGGGGAGTTCATCGCCACCCTCGAGCTGCGGCGCAAGGACATGGGACCGGGCCGGTCCGCGGCGTGGCTGCGCACCGACCACACGCTGGTCCCCGACGAGGAGGTGAGCCCGCTGGCGCAGTTCGCCACGCTGCTCGACGTGAGCAACGGCGTCGCCGTGCGCACCGACCCCCGGCACTTCGCCTTCCCCAACCTGGACCTCACCGCGCACCTGTTCCGCGAGCCCGTGCCCGGCTGGGTCGGGCTGGACACCACCGTCTCCTTCGGCGCGAACGGCGTGGGCCTGACCTGCACCGTGCTGCACGACGAGCAGGGTCCGCTCGGGACCGTCGCGCAGACGCTCACGGTGCGCCAGCAGACCGGCTGA
- a CDS encoding VWA domain-containing protein, with protein sequence MTWQPQWWLVAVAAVATVVLLLRAASRWRASTAEIRLTAVLRVVVAVGLVLVALRPAGEQERDVPPVQAVDLVLMLDRTASMGALDHAGGRSRMDGASEDLVEVVAGAAGAHVSVIVFDDTARLLVPATTDVRSVVTTLGTVGWRPSAKATGSDVSVGVDLARQTLTRIAAERPDNVRVLVYAGDGEQTQTEARASFAPLAELVDEAWVLGFGTAAGGVMPVAPGDTARVTRDGVEQRSFLDEASLRGIADELQGSFVHRTRGGDLPVTVRPLAATAREIVPGAEYYWIVALGLAPLLLVHLLLAVRRWRAAKEEL encoded by the coding sequence ATGACGTGGCAGCCGCAGTGGTGGCTGGTGGCGGTGGCGGCGGTCGCCACGGTGGTCCTGCTGCTGAGGGCGGCGTCCCGCTGGCGGGCGTCGACGGCGGAGATCAGGCTGACCGCCGTGCTGCGGGTGGTCGTCGCCGTGGGACTGGTGCTCGTCGCGCTGAGGCCCGCTGGTGAGCAGGAGCGGGACGTCCCGCCGGTCCAGGCGGTCGACCTGGTGCTGATGCTGGACCGGACCGCCTCGATGGGAGCCCTCGACCACGCCGGCGGGAGGTCGCGCATGGACGGGGCCAGCGAGGACCTGGTCGAGGTCGTCGCGGGAGCCGCGGGAGCCCACGTCTCGGTGATCGTGTTCGACGACACCGCGCGTCTCCTCGTACCGGCGACCACCGACGTCAGGAGCGTCGTGACGACGCTGGGCACCGTGGGCTGGCGGCCGTCCGCGAAGGCGACGGGCTCGGACGTCTCCGTCGGGGTGGACCTGGCGCGCCAGACGTTGACACGGATCGCCGCCGAGCGCCCCGACAACGTCAGGGTGCTCGTGTACGCCGGGGACGGCGAGCAGACCCAGACGGAGGCAAGGGCGTCCTTCGCGCCGTTGGCCGAGCTGGTCGACGAGGCGTGGGTGCTGGGATTCGGGACCGCGGCCGGCGGGGTGATGCCGGTGGCTCCGGGCGACACAGCACGGGTGACCCGGGACGGGGTGGAGCAGCGCTCCTTCCTCGACGAGGCATCCCTGCGCGGGATCGCGGACGAGCTGCAGGGTTCCTTCGTGCACCGCACACGGGGTGGAGACCTGCCGGTGACCGTCCGACCTCTCGCCGCCACGGCGCGCGAGATCGTGCCCGGGGCCGAGTACTACTGGATCGTCGCGCTCGGGCTGGCCCCGTTGCTGCTGGTGCACCTGCTGCTGGCGGTGAGGCGTTGGAGAGCCGCGAAGGAGGAGCTGTGA